The Candidatus Eremiobacteraceae bacterium region GATGCGTCCTTTATCTTTCTTATGGAGCATGTTGAAGTGGATCTCGTTCTCGCGGACTGCGGTGAACAGCCGAACGGGAATCGTCACCAATCCGAAATTGATCGAGCCGTTCCAGATCGCGTGTGCCATGGCTTCCAGTCCCCTCTCTTCTACTATACTTCCCATCGGCACCGAACGTGTGCTCCATCACAGGCCGGGAAGGAATCGAACATAGGGCCGACAAACATACGTTCGATATACCCTTGTCTTCGCTCGCGCTCACAGACCGGGGGTAGGGGAACATGCATAAGAAGCAACTCGCGGAGCAGTTCTGCAGCAGATTGTGGGATTCGTTCTTCACCTCGCTGCGCGGCACCGAACTGCTCACGCCGTGCGAGAAGCGCGTGCTCGAGAAGCTCTGGCTTCTCGGGACGATCAAGACCTCGACGTGCGATGCCTATCCGGGCCATCCGGAATTCGCGCGCTCGCTGCGCGTCTCCGAGCATCGCGTCAAACTTGCGCTCAAGAAGCTCGAGATGAAGGGCTTCATCAAGAGCGTCCGACGGGTCAGGTCGTTCGCGTACCTCCTGAATCCGCTGCTCCTAGAGGCGGCGTACGACAGCACCAAGCGAGATTATCCCGATCTGCTCGCCTCGTAGCTGAGCGCCGCGTCTCCCGGGAGCGAGGAGTTCCCAAGCGGGCCATGGGAGCCTGGGGGAGTGGACGTCCTGGCACCGTTTCGTCTCGACGGACGCGTTGCGCTCGTCACCGGCGCGTCGAGCGGTCTCGGCGCGCGTTTCTGTCGCGTCCTCGATGCCGCAGGCGCGAAAGTGGTGCTCGCGGCGCGTCGAGTCGAGCGCCTGAGCGCCCTTGCGTCGGAGCTGCACGACGCGCTGCCGGTCGCGTGCGACGTCACTCACGAAATAGATGTAGCGCGCGCGGTCGCCGCTGGTATTGCGCGGTACGGGCGGATCGACGTGCTCGTCAACGCGGCCGGCGACGCCGATCCCTATCGGGCAGAAGAAGAGCCGCTCAAGTCGTTTGCCGACATCGTCGCGCTCAACCTGACCGCGGCATTCTCCATCTCGCAGCACGTCGCGCGGCACATGCTCGAACGCGGCAGCGGCAGCATCATCAATATCGCTTCGGTGCTGGGATTGGTCGGCGGCGGCATCCACCCCACGCCCGGCTACGCCGCCAGCAAAGGCGGTCTCATCAATCTCACGCGCGAGCTGGCGGTCGAGTGGTCGGGCCGCGGAGTGCGGGTCAACGCGATCGCGCCTGCCTATTTCGAGAGCGAGATGACGGCGGAGATATTCGCCAGCAAGAAGGCGCTCGATATCATCGCGCGCATGATCCCGATGCACCGGCCGGGCCACGTGCACGAGCTGGACGGCCCGCTGCTGTTCCTCGCGAGCGACGCGTCGAGCTACGTGACCGGGCACGTGCTTGCCGTCGACGGCGGCATGCTGGCCACGTAGGCGCGCGATGGCAGAGGCCGAGCGAGCCGCATCATCGATCATCCGGCGCGAACGTCTGCTGGCGCAACTCGCTGCGGCGCAGCCGCGCATCATCGCGCTGATCGCTCCGGCCGGATTCGGCAAGAGCTCGATGGCTCGCCAGTACTGCCAGAGCCAGCCCGCATGGGCGGTGTGCGATCTCGCGGGAGTCGATGACGAAGCCGAACTCGCGCGCCGACTGACATCGGCGCTGGAGCGCGAGGACCCGGCGCGAGGTGCCGAGCTTTCCCACCTGCAGCTTTCGATCACGGAAGGCGGCCCATCGGACACCGACAAGATGAACCTGTTGCTGCAGGCGTGGGCGCGACCATGCGCTCCTGCGGCGTTCGTCTTCGAGAACGCAGAGCGCGTCGACGCCGCGTCCGCAGTCCAGGAGTTCTTGTGGCGATTGCTCGCGGCGCGGCCGGAATCGAGAGTCGTCGTGATCTGCTCGCGCACGCCACTGCGGGCGCGCCTCAGCCGCTTCGCCGACCCGCATCACATCGTGACCTTGCGGGCGCCGCAATTGAGTTTCGACCGCGCCGAACTGGTCGAGGCGTTCGGCGGCGTCGCGATCACGCCGCTCGAGCTGGAGCGCGTGATGGAGATATCGCGCGGCTGGCCGATCGCCATCTTGCTGTTCGTCCGGTTTGCGCGCGAGGGCACGCTGCACGAATTGCTCGGCCATCTGGATGACGTCGCCTTCGAGAACCTGCATGACTATCTCGCCGAGCAAGTGCTCGGGTCGTGGTCGCGCGAGGCGCTCGACGTGCTGGCGGCATGCGCGTGCATCCCGCTCGCGACGCCCGACGACGTCGCCTTCGCCCTCGGGACGGCCGACGCGCGCTCCACACTCGATGAATTCGTGCGAAACTCGCCATTCGTCGTGCGCACGCCCGCCGGCGCCTACGAGGTCCACCCGTTGCTCGCCAGCGCGCTGCTGGAAGCGAATACAGACCGTCGCCACTCGTTGCTGGCAACGGCTGCGAAGCGTTGGATGGAGAAGGCCAACCTCTTGCGCGCGGCGCGGCTCTATCTCGAGTGCGACGACGCAGCGTCTGCGGCTGAGGCGCTCAACCAAGTCGATACCTTCATGACGCAGATATGGCCCCCTGAGTACACGAGCGTGCTGGCGAGCATCCCAACGGAGATCGTCGCGCGTTACCCGCGCCTTTGGTACGCGACCGTGCACATGCGCCGCTACCGCATAGACAATCGGCTGATCCTGCGCGAAACCCAGGCGCTGTGGAGAGAGACTGCAGCATTCCCGCCTATGCAGCGCACTATGGTGGCCGTGTTTCTCGCGTTGCTGGGAAGCGATTTCGGAGATCACGAGGGGGCGCTGCGGATGCTGCGCGCGTTCACCGATGAGCTGGGGACGAACGATCCGTCGTCGCCCGCGGTCGCATCGGTCACCCATATCCACGCTGCGGTGCTCGCGCGCACCGGTCGCTTAGAGGAAGCCGCGCGGATTTTCGACCGCGCGTGGCCCGTCGCCAGCCAGCGCAACGTCTCGGCGGCGATCGCCTCGCTCAACCGATCCTCGACCATCGAGCGCATGCTCGGACGGCGCCAGGAGGAGCGAGAGCTGCTCGAACTAGCCCTCGAGCATGCGCACAAGTCGGGCTTCGCGACGATGGTCTCGCGAACGATGGCGGAGATCGCGTTCGGCGCCTGGTTCGCCGGCGAGCGCGAGCTGTTCGAAGAGTCTGCGACGCGGCTCGAGGAGCGGGTGGCGGCTGACGCGATCCGAGGACTTTCCCATTTCGCTTCGTGCGCGGCGCGCCGTGAGGACGCCGCACCCGTCGGCATCGAAGAGCCGATGTGGCTTGCGAGAGCGCACCTGGTCGCCTGGAGCTACGAGCCTGACGACGAGCGCGCTGGTGAACACGCAAGGGCCGCGACCCGGGCTGCCGACGCGTACAAGGATCCTGCACTGCAGGTCATAACCCGGGTCGCCCACGCTCTGGTCGCGCCACGACAGCGCGCGGCGCTGTTCGACGAAGCGCGCGAGCAGGCGAAGCTGGTCGATTCGGACGCGCTCCGGCACGCGGTCGAAGCGGCCAGCCGCCGAGCGCCCGATGCCGGCATACTCGGACCGCTGGTCGCAATGCGCGCGTCGCAAGCGAGCGCGGTGGCCGCACCGCTGCTCGAGATCGACTTTCTCACCATCTCGGTGCGCCGTCTTGGCCAACCGGTCGCGCTCGGCGAGCGCGAACGGGATGCGCTGTTCGCCATCGCGCTGTCGCGCCGCGCCGCGCCGCCGGAGCAGCTCGCGGCAAGCTTATGGCCAGCGATGGAGCCGCAAGCCGCGCTCGATGCGCTCGACTACAGTCTCATCCGCCTGCGGACCGCGATCGGTGCCGATGCGGTGCCGTTGACTCCCGAAGGCCATCGCCTATGCGACGGCGCGCAGGTCGATCTCTGGGAGATCGAAGATGCGGCCGCCGATGTGCGTGGGACCGACAAGCTCGGCGACGCGGAGCGCGAACGTCTCCGCGCGCTGCACGACCGGTTCCGGCTCTCGGAGGATACGAAGACGCCTCGGTCGCCGGTTTTCGAAAAAGCCGAGCGACGGATTCGGGAATACCGGCGCGAGATCGCCGAACGGCTCGGCCGCGACGCCCTGGCACGGCGCGCTGGCCGCGAGGCGCTTGCGTACGCGCGCGAGATGGCGACCTACGATCGCTGGGACGAAGCCGCGCGTGAACTGGCCATCCAAGCGCTGCTCGCCGCGGGCGACAAAGCCGGTGCGCTCAAGGAGTTCGAGGAATATCGCCAGGTGCTCAAGACGGAGCTGCATGCCGAACCATCAGGCCGCCTGGTGGATCAGGTGAAAGGCGCGGTCGGCGCGTTGCTGCATCCGGACACCTTGTTCGACGTCGGTGCGGACGCTCTGAATCTGGTCGTGCCGGGCGGCGGCATCGCGCTGCGCGTCGTCAAAGCGATCGCCGCAAAACGAAAGGAGCATTGATATGCACGTGCTCGTCGTCGGTGCAACGGGTCTTGTCGGAGCAGAGATCTGCGGGCGCCTCGCGGCGTCCGGCCAGCAGGTGCGCGGGCTGGTGCGCTCCACATCGGATCCGGCTATCCGCCACACGCTTGCGCAGGAGGGCGTCGAACTCGTCGAAGGGGATTTGAAAGACCCGGCGTCGCTGGCCCGTGCGTGCACCGGAATGGACGTCGTCATCTCGACGGCGAACTCGGCTCGATCCCGTGCCGCGGGGGACTCGATCGAGACCGTCGACCTGAACGGACAGAAAAACCTCGTGGACGCCGCGCGCACCGCGGGCGTGCGGCGCTTCGTCTATATCTCCTTCTCGACGGGGAAGAGCGCGTTGTCCTATGCGTTCAAAGATGCAAAGCTCGCGGTCGAAAAGCATCTGCAGGCCAGCGGAATGGACTATGTGATCCTGCGGCCGGCGATCTTCATGGAGGTCTGGCTGTCGCCGCCGCTTGGGATCGACGCGGCCGCCGGCACCGCGACGTTGTATGGCAGCGGAGAGAACCCGGTCAGCTACGTCTCGGCGTTCGACGTCGCGAACGTAGCGGGATTGGCGGCGACTACGCCCGGCATTGAGAATCGGGTTTTCATGCTGGGCGGACCCGAAGCGGTGAAGCCCAACGACGTGGTCCGAGCGTTCGAGAGGCGGACGGGCCGCCCGATCGCCGTGCAGCACGTGCCGGAGGAAGCATTGAAGGCCCAATATGAATCGGCTACCGATCCGCTAACTCGATCGTTCGCCGCGATGATGCTGATGTACGCGGGCGGCGATCCGGTCGACATGCGCGAGACGCTCGCCGCATTTCCGGTAACGCTTAAGTCCGTCGCCGATCACGTGGAACGGGCCGCCGCCCGTCCGTAGGAAAAAGCTACGCTTGGCGGACCGCCACCAGCGCAAGCGCGATGGTGACGATGTCTTCGCCTAACGCAACCACGATATCGGGCAGCCTGCCCGACCGGGTCAAGAGCCGGCGCAGTCCGTAGCCGCCATACGCGCCGATCAGCGCGCCGACTACTCCGGCCCCGGCAGAGAACCACGGCGCGATATCAGCGCGTGTCAGGAAATAAGCTGACGCCCCTCCGGCGAGGCATCGAAAGAAGAGCGGCAGCGGGCTCGTGCGCGCCGGTACCTTTGGCAGCTTGTCGCCTACTAACTCGATAAGCGCCAGCACCGCGAAAAGAATCCACAACGATGAGTTGCGCGCGTACGCCACCGCTGTCGGTGCGATCATCGTGCGCAGCCCGGCGACGATGCCTATGAGCAACGCGTGGCCGATCGCTACTAGTGTGCCATCATCCATGCTGGAGATATTGGTGAATGATCATGACACGAAAATGCGTTGGCGCAGCAAAGCGATTCGCCCTGTTAAGATGCAACGCGCGACGAAGGAAATGTTCGCACGTTTCCGCAATTCTGACTTCCAGTTCTGCACCATGTACGATGGATGCATGAACACGTTGCAAAAAGGGGTAAAGAATGGCAAAACGGAGAGCCGCGCGGAAAGCAAAGCGCACGGTGAAAAAGGCCGGTCGCAAGGTCAAACGGGCCGTGCGGAAGGTAAAGCGTAAGGTCCGCAGAGCGGCGCGCAAGGCCAAGTAACCAGGGTTCTACGCTACAAGGGCCGGCATCTGCCGGCCTTTTTCTTATGCCGTTGGCGAGAAGAGGCGTTTGAGAAACGCATCGTGCTTGAAGGACGACGACTTGCCGAAGTGCACGACGACCGTGCGCAGCGACGGTACGACGTACATCGCCTGGCCGGCAGCGCCGCTCGCATAGACAAGGTCGGACGGGGCATGAGGGCTTCCGAGCCACCAAGCCAGGCCATAACGCGGGTTGGGTGGCGATCCGTAAAAACATTCGTCGAATTCGTGGCGCTGATCGCAGACGAACTGTCCGTACTTCAACCACTCGCGCGCGGAGACGAATGCGCCGGTCGGCAGTGGGCTTGTCTTATCGGAAAGCGCACGCCATTTGTCGACCTTCATGCCGATCGTATCGAGGATCTGCTGCTTCAAGTATTCGTGCGGTGTTAGGCCGCGAGGCTCCAGCTTGCGCGCGAGGACGGCTCCAAAGACCTGCAGCGGAATCCCGCCATAGGTGAACACCGTTCCCGGTTCGTTCTTCAGCTCAACCGCGAGCGCTTTCGCATAGGTCGGAACGGCCGTGCCTAATCCGCCGAACCCGATGCCGCTGGTGAGTTGCAGCAGTTGGCGCAACGTGACCTGGCTCTTCCATGGATCGCGTTTCCATTCCGGAAACGTCTCGGCGACGCACTCATCCAAGCGCAGCAGCCCTTGCCGCTGTGCGATAAGTGCGGTCGTCCCCCAGAAGCTTTTCGTGCCGCTGTAGAGCGCGTGCGGCGTCGCCGCGTCATGGCCTTGACCGTAGGTCTCGGACACGATGCGCCCGTCGTGCGCAACGACGAGCGCGTGCAAGACATGCTTTTGTGCGTACTCGAGCGCGCCGGGTGTCAGGGTGACCATGACTTTGAGGGTTCTGAGCTGGGCTGCAGGAATCGTGCCGTCCCGCCGCCTTAGAGAGCCGTCACATAGGACTCGCGGGGGGACCACGAGATGATATCGAGCCGGCTTGCCATCTTACGATTGACTGCGTTGGTCGCTGTCTTGGCGCTCGGTGCGATCGGAGGCGCGTGCGGCGGTGGCGGCGGCACGAGTATGGGACCTCCGCCCCCGCCCCCGACGTCCACACCCACTCCTACTCCGAAGCCGGTGAATTGCCTGGTCGCGCACGCCGCTCACGCAATGGCCGCCTGGGTCGGTGTCCGTCCGACAAAACCCGCGGCGATTCCGAGACGGCTCGGGTCAGGTCCGGCCGTGCACGTCTGCGGCAACGCCGGTCCGGGTTACATGCGCTGCATGGCATGGAAGCGCACGGACTGGGCCTCCCCAGCCATTCCCGGAGGCTACGGGCCGAGCGATCTGCAGGGCGCCTACAACCTCCCTTCGGGCACCAACGGAGTTGGTCAGACGGTGGCGGTCGTCGACGCGTATGATGATCCAAAAGCCGAAGCCGACCTCGGAGTGTACCGCTCGACGTTCTCGCTGCCGGCGTGCACGACAGCGAACGGCTGCTTCTTGAAGGTCAACCAGAGCGGCGGCACGAGCCCGTTGCCCGTCCCCGATCCGATGCCGTGCAGTGGTCCGATGGGATGTTGGGAGGAAGAAGAAGCGCTCGATATCGACATGGTGTCGGCCACCTGTCCGAACTGCCACATCCTGCTCGTCGAAACTGACAGTCCCAATAATACCGATCTGTACGCCGGCGAGGATGCGGCCGCAACGAAGTGCGGCGCGAACGAAATCTCCAATAGCTGGAGCGGTGGGGAATATTCCTCTGAGGCAACGGACGACGTGCACTTCAATCGTCCGGGAATACCGATCACCGTGGCGAGCGGCGACAGTGGTTACCCTGGCGGCTATCCGGCAGCATCGCAGTATGTGACCGCCGTCGGCGGCACAACCCTTTGTACTACTTCGAATACAAGTGGACCGTGCAATGGCACCCCGTCGGAAACCGTCTGGAAGCTCACGGGAAGCTTGTGCAGCATCTACATTAACCAGCCATCGTGGCAAAGCAACTCACCTACCGTCATGAACAATTCGGGTGTGTGCTCGATGCGGATCAATAATGATGTGTCCGCAGTCGCTGATACAGCCACGCCCGTCGCTGTCTACACGACCTTTGGCAGCGACCACGGCTGGCTTGGATTCGGTGGCACGAGCGTCGCCACGCCCATCATCGCGGGGGTCTACGCCTTGGCGGGTAACGGTACGTCGATCCACGACGGCTCGTACTCGTACAGCCACACGAGTTCGCTGCACGACATCACGAGCGGCAACAACGATCCGTGCGGCCTTCCCCCGGCCAATAACTCATACGTCTGCACCGCCGGCGCCGGCTATGACGGGCCAACAGGCAACGGCACGCCCAACGGGGTCGGCGCGTTCTAAGGCATGGCGAAGACAATTATCTACACGAAACCCGGCTGCCCATATTGCGCTGCAGCGATGGAAGACATGCGGACGCGCGGCGTCGCGTTCGACGAGGTCGACGCACAGGGCGACTCCAAGGCCCGCAAGGAAATGCGGCGGCTCTCCGGCGGGCTCACGGTACCGGTCATCGTGAGTCCCGACGGCTCGGTAAGCGTCGGTTTCGGCGGAGGCTGAACGATCCACTGACCGGCGTGACCGGTCGGCCTGTCAGCGGCTCAAGTGGCGTTCATCTCGCACGCGGCGCGACTTCAAGTCCGTGCGCGTGAGCGAATCCGGCTTGCACAGCTCGACCGATGGACGCACGCCCAGCACCCGACGAAGCGACGCGGTGACCCGCTCCGCCAGACCGCTTGGTGCGTCGCCGCCCGGAGCGGTTTCGACCCGCACGCGCAGATCATCAAGCTGATTGTCGCGCGTCACGACGATCTCGAACTCCGTTCCAAGCTCTGCGAAGCCTCGCAGCACATCCTCGATGGCGCTTGGATAGACGTTTTCGCCGCGGATGGTGAGCATATCGTCGATCCGGCCGATGATGCCGCGCGGGAAGCGCGGGTACGTCCGCCCGCAGGCGCATGGCGCATCGGTCCATTCGGCTAGATCGCCCGAGACGAGCCTGATCATCGGCTGGGAGCGCCGTTCAAGGGTCGTGTAGACGGGCGTCCCCGCGCTGCCATCGGGCGTGCGCCGCCAGGTCTGCGGATCGAGCACTTCCCCATAGACCAGATCTTGCCACAGATGCATGCCCGTCCGCTGCGCGCATTCGGCGATGTTCATCCACGGCGTCACTTCACCCATGCTGCCCGAGTCGATGCAGATCGCACCGAACGTCGATTCGATCAAGCGCTTCATCGAAGGGATGCCGGCACCCGGCTCTCCGGAGAAGAACATGATGCGCAGGCCAAGCGAACGAGGGTCGATGCCTTCGGCGCGCGCGACTTCCGCCAGACGCAGCGCATACGACGGCGTTCCGTAAAACGCGGTCGGACGCATCTGGCGCATCCACTGGATCGCCTGCCCGGTTTGGCCCGCGACGCCCGCACCGAACGGAAACGCGGCCGCTCCCAAGCGCTCCGTACCGAGCAGAGTCCCCCACGACCCGACGTAGAGCGAGAAGATCGACCCGATGAACACCGTGTCGGACGGCCGCAATCCGAAGCTCCACATGATGCGCGCGTGCGCCTCCGCGATGCGCGCCATGTCGTCCCCCGGCCAGGCAAACGCGGTCGGTCTGCCGCTCGTCCCTGAGGTTCCATGGATATGCGCGATCTCTCCGGGCTCGATGCACAGGTACGAACCGTATGGCGGATGCTCCGCCTGGTCAACGCGCAGGTCGGCCTTCGTTATCCTGGGTACTTGCTCGAAATCGTCGAGCGAGCGGATGTCGCCGGGCTCCAACCCCGCTTCGGACCAACGGCGTCGATAGAACGGTGCTCGCTTGTGCGCCCAGCGCATCACCGCCTGGATCTTCGAAAGGATGAGCGACGCGCGCTCGTCGGCCGACATCGTCTCGCGGCCGCGATCCCAGTACGGCTCCGCTGGTCGCGGGCGATAGCGCGCATCATAGACCGGCGGCCAAGCCTGGGACTGCGTGATGCCCGCCGCGTCGGACATGACCTATGCCTTCGTCCGGCCCGATTCTCGCTCGGCGACGAGTCGCGTGATCCCGTCGACGAGGTCCTGTGTCGTGGCTTCGGCGTCGAACAGGGCGGCAACGCCCAATGCTTTCAGGCGCGGCATGTCTTCGGCCTGGATGACGCCGCCGCCGATCACGATCATATCCTCGACGCCGTGCTCCTTGAGAAGGTTCATCACTCGGGGGAACACCGTCATGTGCGCGCCCGACAGGATGCTGACGCCGATGACGTCGACGTCTTCCTGGATCGCCGCGTTGACGATCATCTCCGGCGTCTGATGCAGCCCGGTGTAGATGACCTCCATGCCGGCATCGCGCAACGCGCGGGCCACGATGCGCGCACCGCGGTCATGACCGTCAAGGCCCGGCTTGGCGACGAGCACTCGGATCGGCATGGCCTTAGAAGACCGGCTTTTCGACGTACACGCCGAACAGCGGTTTGAGCGACTTCACGATCTCGCCGATGGTGGCGCGCGCCCGTACGGCTTCGATGGTCGCCGGCATGACGTTCTCATCCGTGCCCGCGACGCGTACGAGTTCGGCCAACGCCGCGTCCACCGCCGGCTGCGTGCGCCGCGAACGGGTGTCGGCCAAGCGTTGCAGTTGCCGGTTCGCCGCTGCCTCGTCGACGCGGTGCACGTCGAGCGCGGGGCTCGGGCCCTCGTCGCGATATTTCGTCACCCCGACGAACTCGAACTCATGGCGCTCCTTGCGCCCGTAGAGATCGTACGCGGCGTCAGCCAATTCTGACTGGAAGAAGTTCGCGTCAAGGCACGCGACCACGCCGCCGCGCTGGTCTATCCGTTCGAAGTACTCATTGCAGGCGTGTTCGATGTCGGACGTCAGACGCTCGACGGCGTACGAGCCGGCCAGCGGATCGATCGTGCCGACGACGCCGGTCTCTTCGGCGATGATCTGCTGGGTGCGCAGCGCGATCCTCATCGCCGTTTCGCTGGGTATGGACAAAGCCTCGTCGTAGCCGTTCGTGTGCAGCGATTGCGCGCCGCCGAGCACGGCCGCCAAGGCCTCGATCGCCGTGCGCGAGATGTTGTTGAGCGGCTCGCGCGCCGTGCACGATGCGCCGGCGGTCTGGCAGTGGAAACGCAAACGCATCGATTCGGACCTTTTCGCTCCGAATCTATCCTTCATGATGCGCGCCCACAGGCGACGCGCCGCGCGGAATTTCGCGACCTCCTCCAAGAAATCGATCTGCGCGACGAAATAAAACGAGAGTCGCGGCGCGAAGCTGTCGACGTCGATGCCCAGCTTGAGCACTTCCTCGACGTATGCGATGCCGGCCGCGAGCGTGAACGCGACCTCTTGGATCGCGGTGCTGCC contains the following coding sequences:
- a CDS encoding serine hydrolase, which codes for MVTLTPGALEYAQKHVLHALVVAHDGRIVSETYGQGHDAATPHALYSGTKSFWGTTALIAQRQGLLRLDECVAETFPEWKRDPWKSQVTLRQLLQLTSGIGFGGLGTAVPTYAKALAVELKNEPGTVFTYGGIPLQVFGAVLARKLEPRGLTPHEYLKQQILDTIGMKVDKWRALSDKTSPLPTGAFVSAREWLKYGQFVCDQRHEFDECFYGSPPNPRYGLAWWLGSPHAPSDLVYASGAAGQAMYVVPSLRTVVVHFGKSSSFKHDAFLKRLFSPTA
- a CDS encoding SDR family oxidoreductase, whose product is MDVLAPFRLDGRVALVTGASSGLGARFCRVLDAAGAKVVLAARRVERLSALASELHDALPVACDVTHEIDVARAVAAGIARYGRIDVLVNAAGDADPYRAEEEPLKSFADIVALNLTAAFSISQHVARHMLERGSGSIINIASVLGLVGGGIHPTPGYAASKGGLINLTRELAVEWSGRGVRVNAIAPAYFESEMTAEIFASKKALDIIARMIPMHRPGHVHELDGPLLFLASDASSYVTGHVLAVDGGMLAT
- a CDS encoding BTAD domain-containing putative transcriptional regulator; the protein is MAEAERAASSIIRRERLLAQLAAAQPRIIALIAPAGFGKSSMARQYCQSQPAWAVCDLAGVDDEAELARRLTSALEREDPARGAELSHLQLSITEGGPSDTDKMNLLLQAWARPCAPAAFVFENAERVDAASAVQEFLWRLLAARPESRVVVICSRTPLRARLSRFADPHHIVTLRAPQLSFDRAELVEAFGGVAITPLELERVMEISRGWPIAILLFVRFAREGTLHELLGHLDDVAFENLHDYLAEQVLGSWSREALDVLAACACIPLATPDDVAFALGTADARSTLDEFVRNSPFVVRTPAGAYEVHPLLASALLEANTDRRHSLLATAAKRWMEKANLLRAARLYLECDDAASAAEALNQVDTFMTQIWPPEYTSVLASIPTEIVARYPRLWYATVHMRRYRIDNRLILRETQALWRETAAFPPMQRTMVAVFLALLGSDFGDHEGALRMLRAFTDELGTNDPSSPAVASVTHIHAAVLARTGRLEEAARIFDRAWPVASQRNVSAAIASLNRSSTIERMLGRRQEERELLELALEHAHKSGFATMVSRTMAEIAFGAWFAGERELFEESATRLEERVAADAIRGLSHFASCAARREDAAPVGIEEPMWLARAHLVAWSYEPDDERAGEHARAATRAADAYKDPALQVITRVAHALVAPRQRAALFDEAREQAKLVDSDALRHAVEAASRRAPDAGILGPLVAMRASQASAVAAPLLEIDFLTISVRRLGQPVALGERERDALFAIALSRRAAPPEQLAASLWPAMEPQAALDALDYSLIRLRTAIGADAVPLTPEGHRLCDGAQVDLWEIEDAAADVRGTDKLGDAERERLRALHDRFRLSEDTKTPRSPVFEKAERRIREYRREIAERLGRDALARRAGREALAYAREMATYDRWDEAARELAIQALLAAGDKAGALKEFEEYRQVLKTELHAEPSGRLVDQVKGAVGALLHPDTLFDVGADALNLVVPGGGIALRVVKAIAAKRKEH
- a CDS encoding SDR family oxidoreductase; the protein is MHVLVVGATGLVGAEICGRLAASGQQVRGLVRSTSDPAIRHTLAQEGVELVEGDLKDPASLARACTGMDVVISTANSARSRAAGDSIETVDLNGQKNLVDAARTAGVRRFVYISFSTGKSALSYAFKDAKLAVEKHLQASGMDYVILRPAIFMEVWLSPPLGIDAAAGTATLYGSGENPVSYVSAFDVANVAGLAATTPGIENRVFMLGGPEAVKPNDVVRAFERRTGRPIAVQHVPEEALKAQYESATDPLTRSFAAMMLMYAGGDPVDMRETLAAFPVTLKSVADHVERAAARP
- a CDS encoding S8 family serine peptidase codes for the protein MAAWVGVRPTKPAAIPRRLGSGPAVHVCGNAGPGYMRCMAWKRTDWASPAIPGGYGPSDLQGAYNLPSGTNGVGQTVAVVDAYDDPKAEADLGVYRSTFSLPACTTANGCFLKVNQSGGTSPLPVPDPMPCSGPMGCWEEEEALDIDMVSATCPNCHILLVETDSPNNTDLYAGEDAAATKCGANEISNSWSGGEYSSEATDDVHFNRPGIPITVASGDSGYPGGYPAASQYVTAVGGTTLCTTSNTSGPCNGTPSETVWKLTGSLCSIYINQPSWQSNSPTVMNNSGVCSMRINNDVSAVADTATPVAVYTTFGSDHGWLGFGGTSVATPIIAGVYALAGNGTSIHDGSYSYSHTSSLHDITSGNNDPCGLPPANNSYVCTAGAGYDGPTGNGTPNGVGAF
- a CDS encoding methylmalonyl-CoA mutase family protein yields the protein MTLLPFVEKRPERREVFRTFSGSELKRLYTPEDLADHDYLADAGFPGQFPYTRGPYPTMYRAQPWTMRQIAGFGTAEDTNARFRYLIAQGQTGISTDFDMPTLMGYDSDDPRSEGEVGREGVAVDTVDDVLELYRDIDLEKISVSMTINPTAWILLAMYLVAAQERGFDWKKLSGTTQNDIIKEYISQKEWVYPPKPSIRIVRDTIVFGSRNLPHYNPVNISGYHTREAGSTAIQEVAFTLAAGIAYVEEVLKLGIDVDSFAPRLSFYFVAQIDFLEEVAKFRAARRLWARIMKDRFGAKRSESMRLRFHCQTAGASCTAREPLNNISRTAIEALAAVLGGAQSLHTNGYDEALSIPSETAMRIALRTQQIIAEETGVVGTIDPLAGSYAVERLTSDIEHACNEYFERIDQRGGVVACLDANFFQSELADAAYDLYGRKERHEFEFVGVTKYRDEGPSPALDVHRVDEAAANRQLQRLADTRSRRTQPAVDAALAELVRVAGTDENVMPATIEAVRARATIGEIVKSLKPLFGVYVEKPVF
- a CDS encoding DUF4126 family protein; this encodes MDDGTLVAIGHALLIGIVAGLRTMIAPTAVAYARNSSLWILFAVLALIELVGDKLPKVPARTSPLPLFFRCLAGGASAYFLTRADIAPWFSAGAGVVGALIGAYGGYGLRRLLTRSGRLPDIVVALGEDIVTIALALVAVRQA
- a CDS encoding cobalamin B12-binding domain-containing protein; this translates as MPIRVLVAKPGLDGHDRGARIVARALRDAGMEVIYTGLHQTPEMIVNAAIQEDVDVIGVSILSGAHMTVFPRVMNLLKEHGVEDMIVIGGGVIQAEDMPRLKALGVAALFDAEATTQDLVDGITRLVAERESGRTKA
- a CDS encoding glutaredoxin family protein; its protein translation is MAKTIIYTKPGCPYCAAAMEDMRTRGVAFDEVDAQGDSKARKEMRRLSGGLTVPVIVSPDGSVSVGFGGG